The sequence ACTTTATAAATCTGCTGTGCTTTAAATGAAACCTGTAAAGTTCATATATATCGTTTTGCTATCGCTGCTCTCTTTTTTCAGAGGCGCCGAAACGGTTCAGCAATCCATTCCTTTTTCTAATTGTATTACCTTGGATAGTGTTGCGGCAGACGACTCACTTTCCTCTTCTGATTTTTCTTCTTCAAAAAATCTAGAAGTTCATTATATCATCAAGAAGAAAATAAAATCCAGAGCGACTATTTCACAACAAAGTACGATCAAGGCTCCGTATTTTAGCAACTTAATAAACTTCAAGCTTTACAAAAAAAGCTTAATATATGGTATAGCTTCAATATATCAGGTTCAAAGGCATACTTATTTGCATTTGTACCAACTTTTCTAAACTGCAAAATTTTGTTGTTTTTTCAGTTTCAGATGTATTTCTGGGATAATTTTTCATGTCTTTTGGCAAATGAATAACTCGCGCTGTAAAAACATTCTTTAACTCGGTACTTTTCTGAAAAGAGAAGCTTCCGAAGACATTCCTATTTTTCAATTCCAAATTTATACTCCCTGCATTCAAGCAACAAGGGAGCAAATCTATTTATTCAAAAATTAAAACCTAATGATTCGTATTTATAAAAATTCATTCCTTTTATGCGCATTTGCTTTATTCATTTTGGCATCGTGTGGCGACAAATCAAAAAAGGATTCAAAAAACCTAAAAACAGTCCCTGTTTATAAAATTACTTTAAAAGACACCATAGTTTCAAGCAAATTTGTGGCGGATGTACATGCTAAAAACAATGTAGAAATCCACGTCCGAATTCCTGGTTTACTGGAAAAAGTGTACGTTAGCGAAGGACAAAAAGTAAAAAAAGGACAAATCCTTTTCAAAATCAGCGACATTGAACTTCAGATTCAGTTACTTAAGGCCGAAGCCGTTTTTAAAAGTGCAAAAGCCGATTTAAGAATTGCAACAGTAGAATTAGAACAGGCTCAGACCCTTTTCAATAAAAAAGTAATTGCAGACAAAGAATTAGAATTATCTAAAGCGAAATATGAAGCTGCTTCCGCGAAAGTAGCACACGCAGTTGCCGAAAAGAAAGCAATCAACCAACAGATTAGCTTTACCACAATTCTTGCTCCTTTTGATGGAACAGTAGATAGAATTCCGTTCAAAGAAGGTAGTCTTATTGAAAATGGTTCGTTGCTGACCACTATTTCTCAATTAGACGATGTGTATGCGTATTTTTCAATTCCTGAGAATACCTATTTCCAAATGATGGAAGACAAAACCCTAAACACACAGGGCGACATCAAATTGGTTTTACCTAACGGAATGGTTTACGATCAAAAAGGAGAATTAAGAACTGCCGATGGTGAAATCAACAGAGAAACGGGCTCTATTCAATACAAAGCAAAATTTCACAATCCGCAAGGATTTATCAAACATGGAACTTCTGGAAAACTGATTATTTCAGAACCAAAAACCAATGCAATTTTAATTCCGCAGAAAGCTGTTTTCTCTATTCAAGACAAACAATACGTTTTCCGCGTGAACAAAGATGGAGTAGTTAAAATGACGAATGTTACAATCGAAACGACTCTAGATGATGTGTACATCTTAAATGAAGGTCTAAAAAGCGACGACCTGATTGTACAAGAAGGCACGCAATCATTGAGAGACGGCGATAAAATCAACATGAAACAAATGTAGGTTATCGACTTGTAAAACAGTTATTTAATTATTTATCTAAAACATTTAAAATGATAGAGTTATTTATCAGGAGGAAAATATTGTCATTAATCATCTCGGTTATGATAGTCCTTCTGGGATTGCTGGCGTTGTTTCAGCTTCCTATTACCCAATTCCCAGATATTGTACCACCGTCTGTAACCGTTACAGCAAAATATACAGGAGCAAACGCAGAAGTTTCGGCCAATGCCGTTGCCCTTCCATTAGAAAGAGCCATAAATGGAGTTCCGGGAATGACCTATATGTCGACCGTAACTTCCAACGATGGTTTGACCTTAATTCAGGTTTTCTTTGAAGTAGGAACCGATCCCGATTTGGCTGCCGTAAACGTACAAAACCGTGTAACGACAATTTTAGATGAACTTCCTGAAGAGGTTATTCGTGCCGGAGTTACAACCGAAAAAGAGGTAAACAGTATGTTGATGTACTTGAACATTACGAGTACCGACAAAACTCAGGATGAGCAATTTATCTTCAACTTTACGGACATTAATATTCTTCAGGAATTGAAACGTATTGATGGTGTCGGACGTGCTGAAATCATGGGACAAAAAGAATATTCGATGCGTGTTTGGCTGGATCCAGAAAAGATGCTTTCGTATAATATTTCGGCAAATGAAGTCATAAATTCACTTCAAAAACAAAACATTTCTGCCGCGCCAGGTAAAGTGGGTGAAGGTTCAGGACAAATGAACAATCAGCTGCAATACGTAATTAAATACGGAGGAAAATTCTTTGAACCAAAACAATACGAAGAAATTCCGCTAAGAGCCAATCCAGACGGAACTATTTTAAGGTTAAAAGACATTTCGAAAATCGAATTTGGCGCGATGAGTTACGGAATGGTTTCTAAAACCGACGGAAAACCTTCGGCATCGATCATGTTGAAACAGCGTCCGGGTTCAAACGCTTCTGAAGTTATTGCCAGTGTAAAAGAAAAAATGGCCGAATTGAAAGTTTCTTCTTTTCCTCCGGGAATGGAATTTAATATTGCGTACGACGTTTCACGTTTCCTTGACGCTTCGATTCATGAAGTTTTGAGAACTTTGGTTGAAGCCTTTATTTTGGTGGCTTTTGTAGTTTTCCTTTTCCTTCAAGATTGGAGATCGACTTTGATTCCTGTATTGGCAGTTCCTGTGGCGCTTATTGGTTCATTCACTTTTATGTCGATGATGGGATTCTCAATCAACTTGCTGACACTTTTCGCTTTGGTACTTTCCATCGGAATTGTGGTCGATAACGCAATTGTCGTTGTCGAGGCCGTTCACGTAAAAATCTCCGAAGAACATATGTCGCCAATGGACGCTACTATTAGCGCGATGAAAGAAATTACAGGTGCCGTTATCGCGATTACGATTGTAATGGCTGCGGTATTTATTCCTGTTGCTTTCTTGAGTGGTCCTGTTGGGGTTTTCTACAGGCAGTTCTCTTTAACAATGGCAATTAGTATTGTAATTTCGGGTATTAACGCCCTTACGCTTACTCCTGCCCTTTGTGCTATTATGCTGAAAGCGCACGATCCGAACAAAGAGAAAAAATCGCTTTTAGATCGTTTCTTCCATAGATTCAATCATTGGTTTGATAATATTACTTCAAAATACATCAAAGTATTAGTAAAATTTGCTGATCGTAATACGGTTACGGTTGGTTTATTAGTGCTGTTTTGTATTCTAACTTGGGGAACAACCCGTTTTTTAGCATCAGGGTTTATCCCGACTGAAGATCAAGGTATGGTTTACGTGAGTGTTACAACTCCACAAGGAGCAACTGTTGAACGTACTGAAAAAGCCTTGGACGAAGTCACTAAAATTGCACAAGGAATTAAAGGTGTTGACAACGTTACGACTCTTGCGGGATACAGTATTGTGACTGAAATCGCTGGAGCTTCGTACGGAATGGGAATGATCAACTTAAAAGACTGGAGCGAACGTGATATTTCGGTAACCGAATTCATGGCAGAACTTACAGAAAAAACCAAAAACATTTCCGACGCACAAATCGAGATTTTTGCACCGCCAACCGTCCCTGGTTTTGGTAACACAAGTGGTTTTGAGCTTCGTTTGCTAGATAAATCTGGAGGAAGTATTACTAACACTGATAAAGTAACCAAAGAATTTATCAAAGAATTAAATGCTTCGCCAGAAATTCAGAACTCATTTTCGAGTTTTGATGCTACTTTCCCACAGTATTTAATTCATATTGATTATGATCTTGCCGCTAAAAAAGGCATTTCGGTTGACAATGCCATGTCGACTTTACAGACTATGTTGGGTTCATTTTATGCCACCAATTTTATCCGTTTCTCTCAAATGTATAAAGTAATGGTTCAAGCAAGTCCGCAATTCCGTCAAAATCCTGAAAGTATTTTGGATATGTATCTGAAGAATGAGGCTGGTGAAATGGTTCCATTTTCAACTTTCATTAAATTAGAAAGAGTTTATGGGCCTGAGGTTTTAACGCGTTATAACATGTATATGTCAGCCATGATTAATGGTGAACCTGCCGAAGGTTACAGCTCTGGAGATGCCATTGCAGCTGTCGAAAAAATTGCAACAGAAAAATTACCAAGCCGTTTTGAATTAGAATGGTCGGGCATGACGCGCGAAGAGATTCTATCAGGAAACCAAACGATCTACATTTTTGCGCTTTGTATACTTTTTGTCTACTTATTATTGGCTGCACAATACGAAAGTTTACTGCTTCCGTTTCCAGTATTATTAAGTCTTCCTGTTGGGGTTTTCGGTTCTTACATCGCGCTTGTAATGGTCGGACTGGACAATAATATTTATGCCCAAGTAGCACTTGTCATGCTAATTGGTCTGCTCGCCAAAAACGCCATTCTGATTGTAGAATTTGCGATGGCACAAAATAAACTCGGACGTGATATTGTCGAATCGGCGATTGAAGGAGCAAGACTTCGTTTCCGTCCAATTTTGATGACTTCATTTGCTTTTATTTCAGGATTGATTCCGTTGTGTATCGCTTCTGGTGCGGGTGCAATTGGTAACCGTTCGATTGGTACAGCTGCTGCGGGCGGAATGTTAATCGGAACTGTGTTTGGTCTTTTAATCATTCCTGGACTTTACATATTATTTGCAAAATTGGAAAAACGAATGAGCAAATCTTAATGCGTAATTTTTAAACACATAGAATCATAGGATTTGGAAAGCGTGGAAAGGCGTTTCAATTAGCTTAAATAAACATAGCTGTATGACAATCAGCAAATCCCAAAGTTGAAACTTTGGACTATGTTCATTCAGCTATGTGTTAGAAACTAGTTTCTTTCAATTTCCTTTTGATAATAAAAATCTATGTTTCTATGTGTTAAAAAAACAGATTGAACAAATAAAATTAAACAATGAAAGAAATATTAAATCACTATAAAAATGCTGATATGCATTTTCTAAGGACAACCAAAAGTGCCGTTGTAATTACGGGAATTTTACTTTTGACAGCTTGTTCTGCACCAAAAGTCAGTACAAAACTAGACGCTGCAAAACTTCCAGAAAATTTTGATACCCAAAGAAAAGAAGCATCAAACGAAACTTTTATTCCATTAAAAACAGAAACCTTTTTTAAAGATCCTAAATTAGAGGAATTACTAAAAAAAGCAATTGCCAAAAATCCTGACTATTTAATCATGCAGGAAAGAATCTTGATTGCCAATTCACATTTAAAAGTGGCGAAACTGGCGCTTCTTCCCTCTTTAGATTTGGTTGCCGATGTTTCGGGAACACATTTCGGAAAATATACGATGGAAGGTGTTGGTAATTACGATACTAACTTCTCTCAAAATATTACAGACAAACAAAAAATCAACGAGAATGTTTCTCCTAACTTTTTTCTGGGAGCAAAAGTTTCTTGGGAAGCTGATATCTGGGGAAAACTGAGCAATCGTAAAAAAGCCGCTCAACAGCGATTTTTTGCTTCTCAACAAGGAATGCGTCTATTACAAACTCGTCTTTTAAGTGATGTAGCAGACTTGTATTTCAAATTAATCGCTTTAGACAAACAAGCCGCGATTTACGACAACAACTTGAAAACGCAGGAAAAAGCATTGGATATTGTTTCAGCACAAAGATCTGTCGGGAAAGCGACAGAATTGGCTGTGCAACAGTTTAATGCGCAAAACAATAATATTCACGCCGAAGCTTCAGAACTAAAATTAAGCATCGATCAAACTGAAAAAGCTTTGTTGACTCTTTTGGGTGAATATGGCGGAAAAGTTGACCGAAGCAGCGATTTTCTAGCAGGACATCTAGAGGTTTTAAACCAAAAAATCAGCGTAGATTCTATTATTCATAAAAGACCCGATGTATCTGAAGCCTATTTCGAATTATTAGCAAGCAATGCCGATGCAAAATCAGCTCGTGCTGCCTTTTTCCCGACTGTAAATCTGGGCGGTTATGCCGGTTTTAATTCGTTTTCGTTCAACACTTTTTTTGATGCAGGTTCTTTCGCTTGGCAATTACTGGGCGGATTAACCGCTCCTGTTTTCAATAAAGGACAAATCAAACAGGAATTTTATGTTTCGAATAGAAGACAAGAAATCTCATTTCTTCAATATCAAAATGCAGTCACAACAGCTTTCAACGAGTTAAGCTCTTTACTGCATAGAAATGAAGCTTATGAAGATGTTTTAAAATATAAATTGAACGAAATTGATCATCTCGAAATTGCCGTAAATGTCTCAAACGATTTGTATTTGAGTGGTTATGCCAATTATCTGGAAATCATCAATGCACAAAAAAATAAATTGCAAGCCGAATTGGATTTTGTTGATATCCAACTTCGAAATGCAAACTCACAAGTATTGCTGTACAAAGCTTTAGGTGGGGGAATAAATTAGTTTAATTTTTGGTCAAAAATTGCTTCTGTTTATAATAGCTCATCGCAGAGGCATTTTATATCCCATTTCAATTTGAAATGGGATTTTTTTATTAAAATGCAGCTCATTTCCCGTTTACTTTTTACCTTTATTCTAAAATACTAAAATTCCATTGATGGATATTTTCAAAATCCTTGATATTATTTACAAACTTCCCGAGCAGTCAAAATTGGCTTTGCAGCGCAATGTCTCCGAAATTGCTTTCCCGAAAGGACATATTTTATTTAAAGCAAACAAAATAGAATCTAATATTTATTTTATAAAAAAAGGATTGGTAAGAGCTTTTGTAGAAAGAGACAATGAAGTCACATTTTGGTTTGGAAAAGAAGGCGAAACCGTAATTTCAATGAAAAGTTATGTAGAAGATCAACCCGGATATGAAAATATTGAACTTCTGGAAGATTGTGAATTGTACGAACTCAAAACAGAAAATCTTAGAAAACTCTTTAATGAAGATGTTCATATAGCAAACTGGGGTCGGAAATTCGCTGAAAAGGAATTGATCAAAACCGAAGAAAGATTGATTTCGAAGCAATTCAAAAATGCCTCTGAAAGATATTTAGAATTAATGAAAGATCATCCTGAATTATTGCAAAGAGTACAATTAGGACATATTGCTTCATATTTAGGAATTACTCAAGTCAGTTTAAGCAGAATTCGAGCAGAATTAAAATAACTTCATTTTTTATCATTTGTTAAATTTTTTCTGCATTTCATGAAGGAACTTTGCACCTCAAAATTTAACTATATGAACTGGATTATTTTAATCATTGCAGGTCTATTTGAAGTAGCCTTCGCATCATGTCTCGGAAAAGCAAAAGCAACAACTGGAACAGAAATGTACTATTGGTATATTGGCTTCTTCATATCTTTAACGATAAGTATGCTGTTATTAATGAAAGCTACAGAAACGCTTCCTCTAGGAACTGCTTATGCAGTTTGGACAGGAATTGGCGCAGTAGGAACTGTATTGGTTGGAATCTTTATTTTTAAAGAACCAGCGGCTTTCTGGAGATTATTCTTTTTAGCAACTTTGGTTGGTTCTATTGTTGGTTTAAAAGCGGTTTCTCACTAAAAATATATATTTTTTTGTTTCAGGTTTCAAGTTTCAGGTTTCTCAACTTAACGTGAATCTTGAAACCTGAAATTAGTTCTTAGAAATTTCCAATAAAGCTATAAAAACAAAAAACTCCTTAATTTCTTAAGCAGTTTCTTTGTTTTAGAGAATATTTTTTACAATCCTCTGCTTTTTTTCTCTTTCTGCAAAGTCTTTAAATTGTTTGCATTTGCTAATGCGATTATTCCTAATGATAGCGGAATAACTGTTAAAGCACTAAATTTATGTTGTACGATCGTGAGCCAAATTCCCGCCGCAAGCAAGATCAGGGCAAAAAATATCAGCATATAAAGTATCATTTTTATTAGTTTTTCATTCTTAAGCAATTCTTCGTTGCTCATTTCTTCTAGTTTTTTGGTAGCCATAAATTTGTTTTTTAGTATGCTAAAATTACTTTTTTATTTCATAAACAAATAACATTCAAACTAAAAATGAATACAATAGGTTCAAAATTTATGACAATCTCAAAAGTTTAATTGATAAATTTCATAAAAGAAAAATCAGGTTCACGCATTATCAATTCATTAATTCTTGTTTGTTCCTGAGCTTCCTTGGCATAACTAAACATTTGTTTTTCATAATCTTCAATTGCGGTTTCAATACTTTCAAATTTTCCATCTAAAAGATTTTTTGCCAAAATCACTGCGTCAACTAATCCAATATTTGCACCTTGTCCGGCAAAAGGAGGCATTAAATGCGCCGCGTCGCCAATAAGCGTTATGGGCAAAATGCGATTGTTTTTCCATTCTTTTTCTAATGAAATTTTTCGCGTTGGCAATCCAACAAAAAATGATGTGGCACGAAACAATTCTTTATATGTTTCATTCCAATCTGAAAAGCGATTTATCAGAAATGAACTTATATTCTCAGCTTCTTTAAAATTTAATTCATTTCCTGAAATCCATTCTTCAGGCGTTTTAAAAATGACATTATAGCTCAACAAATCTTTATTCTTTGGATTTGCGACCAATAAATTTCCATCAAAAGCCGACATCAAAATGTTATCACAGCATAATTCCAGAAAATCTTTGCATTTTATTTCAGCTTCCAAAACTTCACCCTGAATCATATAAGTTCCAGTTTCTTCAACTGCAGCATCCGTAATATATTTTCTAATTGCAGACATTCCGCCATTTGCACCAATAATAAAATCTGCGGTTGCAGTTTCATTATTTTCGAAATACAAAATCCATTTTCCATCTTTTACTTCAAGTTCATTTACTTTGCTGTTCCAGATAACTGTGTTTTCTTTTAAACTTTCTAACAATAAAGTTCTTAAATCATTTCTGTTGATTTCTGGATTATCTTGAGCTTCTTCCGGAGTTGTTTTTTGAACATATAAAACATTTCCTTTTTCATCAGCAATAGTTCTTCCCATTGGAATTGCGAGTTCAAAATACTGTTCTAACAATCCTGCTTTTTTCATTGCATCTTGTCCCGAACCTTTATGTAAATCTAAAGTTCCGCCCCAAATTCTGGTTTGTGCATCTTTGTCTCTTTCGTAAACTGAAACATCGATTCCTTTCTGTTGTAATAATATTGCCATTGTCAAACCAACTGGCCCAGC comes from Flavobacterium sp. KACC 22761 and encodes:
- a CDS encoding efflux RND transporter periplasmic adaptor subunit, with the protein product MIRIYKNSFLLCAFALFILASCGDKSKKDSKNLKTVPVYKITLKDTIVSSKFVADVHAKNNVEIHVRIPGLLEKVYVSEGQKVKKGQILFKISDIELQIQLLKAEAVFKSAKADLRIATVELEQAQTLFNKKVIADKELELSKAKYEAASAKVAHAVAEKKAINQQISFTTILAPFDGTVDRIPFKEGSLIENGSLLTTISQLDDVYAYFSIPENTYFQMMEDKTLNTQGDIKLVLPNGMVYDQKGELRTADGEINRETGSIQYKAKFHNPQGFIKHGTSGKLIISEPKTNAILIPQKAVFSIQDKQYVFRVNKDGVVKMTNVTIETTLDDVYILNEGLKSDDLIVQEGTQSLRDGDKINMKQM
- a CDS encoding NAD(P)/FAD-dependent oxidoreductase, with product MLLQNKKIAIIGAGPVGLTMAILLQQKGIDVSVYERDKDAQTRIWGGTLDLHKGSGQDAMKKAGLLEQYFELAIPMGRTIADEKGNVLYVQKTTPEEAQDNPEINRNDLRTLLLESLKENTVIWNSKVNELEVKDGKWILYFENNETATADFIIGANGGMSAIRKYITDAAVEETGTYMIQGEVLEAEIKCKDFLELCCDNILMSAFDGNLLVANPKNKDLLSYNVIFKTPEEWISGNELNFKEAENISSFLINRFSDWNETYKELFRATSFFVGLPTRKISLEKEWKNNRILPITLIGDAAHLMPPFAGQGANIGLVDAVILAKNLLDGKFESIETAIEDYEKQMFSYAKEAQEQTRINELIMREPDFSFMKFIN
- a CDS encoding TolC family protein, whose protein sequence is MKEILNHYKNADMHFLRTTKSAVVITGILLLTACSAPKVSTKLDAAKLPENFDTQRKEASNETFIPLKTETFFKDPKLEELLKKAIAKNPDYLIMQERILIANSHLKVAKLALLPSLDLVADVSGTHFGKYTMEGVGNYDTNFSQNITDKQKINENVSPNFFLGAKVSWEADIWGKLSNRKKAAQQRFFASQQGMRLLQTRLLSDVADLYFKLIALDKQAAIYDNNLKTQEKALDIVSAQRSVGKATELAVQQFNAQNNNIHAEASELKLSIDQTEKALLTLLGEYGGKVDRSSDFLAGHLEVLNQKISVDSIIHKRPDVSEAYFELLASNADAKSARAAFFPTVNLGGYAGFNSFSFNTFFDAGSFAWQLLGGLTAPVFNKGQIKQEFYVSNRRQEISFLQYQNAVTTAFNELSSLLHRNEAYEDVLKYKLNEIDHLEIAVNVSNDLYLSGYANYLEIINAQKNKLQAELDFVDIQLRNANSQVLLYKALGGGIN
- a CDS encoding efflux RND transporter permease subunit — protein: MIELFIRRKILSLIISVMIVLLGLLALFQLPITQFPDIVPPSVTVTAKYTGANAEVSANAVALPLERAINGVPGMTYMSTVTSNDGLTLIQVFFEVGTDPDLAAVNVQNRVTTILDELPEEVIRAGVTTEKEVNSMLMYLNITSTDKTQDEQFIFNFTDINILQELKRIDGVGRAEIMGQKEYSMRVWLDPEKMLSYNISANEVINSLQKQNISAAPGKVGEGSGQMNNQLQYVIKYGGKFFEPKQYEEIPLRANPDGTILRLKDISKIEFGAMSYGMVSKTDGKPSASIMLKQRPGSNASEVIASVKEKMAELKVSSFPPGMEFNIAYDVSRFLDASIHEVLRTLVEAFILVAFVVFLFLQDWRSTLIPVLAVPVALIGSFTFMSMMGFSINLLTLFALVLSIGIVVDNAIVVVEAVHVKISEEHMSPMDATISAMKEITGAVIAITIVMAAVFIPVAFLSGPVGVFYRQFSLTMAISIVISGINALTLTPALCAIMLKAHDPNKEKKSLLDRFFHRFNHWFDNITSKYIKVLVKFADRNTVTVGLLVLFCILTWGTTRFLASGFIPTEDQGMVYVSVTTPQGATVERTEKALDEVTKIAQGIKGVDNVTTLAGYSIVTEIAGASYGMGMINLKDWSERDISVTEFMAELTEKTKNISDAQIEIFAPPTVPGFGNTSGFELRLLDKSGGSITNTDKVTKEFIKELNASPEIQNSFSSFDATFPQYLIHIDYDLAAKKGISVDNAMSTLQTMLGSFYATNFIRFSQMYKVMVQASPQFRQNPESILDMYLKNEAGEMVPFSTFIKLERVYGPEVLTRYNMYMSAMINGEPAEGYSSGDAIAAVEKIATEKLPSRFELEWSGMTREEILSGNQTIYIFALCILFVYLLLAAQYESLLLPFPVLLSLPVGVFGSYIALVMVGLDNNIYAQVALVMLIGLLAKNAILIVEFAMAQNKLGRDIVESAIEGARLRFRPILMTSFAFISGLIPLCIASGAGAIGNRSIGTAAAGGMLIGTVFGLLIIPGLYILFAKLEKRMSKS
- a CDS encoding DMT family transporter, translated to MNWIILIIAGLFEVAFASCLGKAKATTGTEMYYWYIGFFISLTISMLLLMKATETLPLGTAYAVWTGIGAVGTVLVGIFIFKEPAAFWRLFFLATLVGSIVGLKAVSH
- a CDS encoding Crp/Fnr family transcriptional regulator, which produces MDIFKILDIIYKLPEQSKLALQRNVSEIAFPKGHILFKANKIESNIYFIKKGLVRAFVERDNEVTFWFGKEGETVISMKSYVEDQPGYENIELLEDCELYELKTENLRKLFNEDVHIANWGRKFAEKELIKTEERLISKQFKNASERYLELMKDHPELLQRVQLGHIASYLGITQVSLSRIRAELK